In the genome of Eggerthella sp. YY7918, one region contains:
- the nrfD gene encoding NrfD/PsrC family molybdoenzyme membrane anchor subunit, giving the protein MIELQTTWGWQVALYLFLGGLGAGVFIAATLLGMVRRKRHRRTIAISYWVCVACIAFGLLSLLAEVVHPGRALLMWRSFSHLTSWMAWGAWSAAAALIIFFVTAFLTTKTTSRLLSSVWETYPGLRGKVLKVCSLIGLVPAFIVAFYTGMLLRAAPGVPFWNSYLLPCLFVVSALGAGINTVTALVALTKSAKKVSRRKRRLIAGLVIGAATVEGVLLFLYMTNMIQGGSGSLPAQQFAVEASAELLVFGAYALPFWGLVVAGGIVVPLFSSILSLFVKSRVGWRILVVGALFTVVGDCALRFLFLFAGTSADYVGQALLALV; this is encoded by the coding sequence ATGATCGAACTCCAAACGACATGGGGATGGCAAGTCGCGCTCTATCTTTTTCTCGGAGGCTTGGGCGCTGGGGTGTTTATTGCTGCGACCTTGCTGGGAATGGTGCGGCGCAAGCGTCATCGGCGAACGATAGCGATTTCTTACTGGGTTTGCGTGGCGTGCATCGCTTTCGGGTTGCTTTCGCTGCTCGCTGAAGTTGTTCATCCCGGCAGGGCGCTGCTCATGTGGCGGAGTTTCAGTCATCTCACCTCGTGGATGGCGTGGGGCGCATGGAGTGCGGCGGCGGCTCTTATCATATTCTTCGTTACCGCTTTTCTGACAACGAAAACGACGTCGCGACTGCTTTCCAGCGTGTGGGAAACCTACCCTGGTCTGCGCGGTAAAGTGCTGAAGGTTTGCTCGCTTATCGGTCTTGTACCGGCTTTTATTGTTGCGTTTTACACAGGCATGCTGCTCAGGGCGGCACCGGGTGTTCCTTTTTGGAATTCATATCTGTTGCCGTGTCTGTTCGTCGTGAGTGCGCTTGGAGCGGGGATAAATACCGTTACGGCGCTTGTAGCTCTTACGAAAAGCGCCAAAAAGGTTTCACGTAGAAAGCGTCGGCTTATTGCGGGTCTTGTTATTGGCGCAGCAACAGTTGAGGGCGTGCTGCTGTTCCTGTACATGACGAACATGATTCAAGGCGGATCGGGATCGCTTCCTGCGCAGCAATTCGCTGTTGAGGCATCGGCCGAACTGCTTGTGTTCGGCGCGTACGCTTTGCCGTTCTGGGGACTTGTGGTTGCGGGTGGGATTGTGGTGCCGCTCTTTTCGTCGATACTGAGTCTCTTCGTGAAAAGCAGGGTGGGGTGGAGGATTCTCGTCGTCGGTGCCCTATTCACCGTGGTGGGCGATTGCGCCTTGCGATTTCTGTTTCTCTTTGCAGGGACGAGCGCCGATTACGTGGGGCAGGCGTTGCTTGCTCTCGTGTAA
- a CDS encoding 4Fe-4S dicluster domain-containing protein — protein sequence MKSVRSVTRRSAVATACAAAASMATLYSCSPSDSVVSSTAPPKKRTQYGFWMDSKTCVGCASCVAACQEANGTPDDCEARRKLISYHFDQGESRFVSISCMQCAQPACVSVCPASALSKRADGIVVVDLDRCIGCKYCHESCPFGIPNYTSRGMDKCDCCLGAGVEPDQEPYCVQACPTKALHYGELEDLRLQAEKKVGKVSLLEAPTEPSFYLS from the coding sequence ATGAAATCGGTACGCTCGGTCACGCGACGCTCCGCAGTGGCGACAGCCTGCGCTGCTGCGGCATCTATGGCGACGCTTTACTCCTGCTCGCCTTCTGATTCAGTCGTCTCTTCGACGGCCCCTCCGAAGAAGCGCACTCAATACGGCTTTTGGATGGATTCCAAAACCTGCGTGGGGTGCGCGTCGTGTGTGGCGGCCTGCCAAGAGGCGAACGGCACCCCCGATGACTGCGAAGCGCGCAGAAAACTTATCTCGTACCACTTCGATCAGGGCGAATCGCGTTTTGTCTCGATTTCGTGCATGCAGTGCGCCCAACCTGCCTGCGTATCTGTTTGCCCAGCTAGCGCTTTAAGTAAACGCGCAGATGGCATTGTGGTGGTGGACCTAGATCGCTGTATCGGCTGCAAGTATTGTCACGAGTCCTGTCCCTTTGGGATACCAAATTACACGTCGCGTGGTATGGATAAGTGCGATTGTTGTCTTGGTGCCGGTGTGGAGCCTGACCAAGAACCCTATTGCGTGCAAGCCTGTCCGACAAAGGCGCTTCATTACGGAGAGCTCGAAGATCTCCGTCTTCAGGCAGAAAAGAAGGTTGGGAAGGTCAGCCTGCTGGAGGCTCCTACTGAACCATCGTTTTATCTGTCGTGA
- a CDS encoding GntR family transcriptional regulator, which produces MDPFDSYKIDKKSDIPIWVQLKQRLIYLIMSGSYKPGDQLPTVRELAVQLDINYHTVNKVYHELEGSGLIEVQAGRGSHVADPGNSKFVTYEGEPHMITAEYVAKLLQLGMTAEEVVRMVANHLDIDIAINSPSESKPVKERSHRVG; this is translated from the coding sequence ATGGATCCGTTCGACTCCTATAAAATCGATAAGAAGAGCGATATCCCGATCTGGGTACAGCTAAAACAGCGTCTCATCTACCTCATTATGTCGGGTTCATACAAACCAGGCGATCAGCTTCCAACAGTAAGAGAGCTGGCCGTACAACTTGACATTAACTACCACACCGTGAACAAGGTCTATCACGAGTTGGAAGGCAGCGGCCTTATCGAAGTGCAGGCCGGACGAGGGTCTCATGTCGCCGATCCGGGCAATTCGAAGTTCGTCACGTACGAAGGCGAGCCCCATATGATAACGGCCGAATACGTCGCTAAGCTTCTGCAGCTAGGCATGACCGCCGAAGAGGTTGTTCGGATGGTGGCAAATCATCTGGATATCGACATCGCCATCAATTCGCCTTCAGAAAGCAAGCCCGTAAAAGAGAGATCGCATCGTGTCGG